A genomic window from Winogradskyella sp. J14-2 includes:
- the atpG gene encoding ATP synthase F1 subunit gamma, whose translation MANLKEIRNRISSVSSTMQITSAMKMVSAAKLKKAQDAITAMRPYSNKLTELLQSLSATLDADSGSKFAEQREVNKVLIIAISSNRGLAGAFNSNIIKQANTLLSETYAGKDVSILTIGKKVNDAFKKKTNIVANKSEIFDDLTFDNVAEIAEMVMKKFTEGDFDKVELVYNSFKNAATQIVMTEQYLPIVPVESAANTNLDYVFEPGKQEIVETLIPKSLKTQLYKAIRDSFASEHGARMTAMHKATDNAKELRDQLKLTYNKARQAAITNEILEIVGGAEALNN comes from the coding sequence ATGGCAAACTTAAAAGAAATACGCAATAGAATATCTTCGGTATCTTCAACGATGCAGATTACCAGTGCTATGAAAATGGTATCTGCTGCTAAATTGAAGAAAGCGCAAGATGCCATTACCGCAATGCGTCCTTATTCTAACAAGCTAACAGAATTACTTCAAAGCCTGAGCGCTACTTTAGATGCTGACAGCGGAAGTAAATTTGCCGAACAGCGTGAAGTTAATAAAGTACTTATAATCGCTATTTCTTCTAATAGAGGTTTGGCAGGAGCTTTTAATTCTAATATCATAAAACAAGCCAATACACTGTTGTCAGAAACTTATGCTGGCAAAGATGTATCAATACTTACTATAGGAAAGAAAGTAAATGATGCTTTTAAAAAGAAAACGAATATCGTTGCTAACAAAAGCGAAATTTTTGATGATTTAACTTTTGATAATGTCGCCGAAATCGCTGAAATGGTAATGAAAAAATTCACTGAGGGCGATTTTGATAAGGTTGAATTGGTTTACAATAGCTTTAAAAATGCAGCAACACAAATTGTAATGACCGAACAGTATTTACCAATTGTTCCTGTAGAGAGTGCCGCCAACACAAATCTAGATTATGTTTTTGAACCTGGTAAACAAGAAATAGTTGAAACATTAATTCCTAAGTCTCTCAAAACGCAGTTATACAAAGCAATTAGAGATTCTTTTGCCTCGGAACATGGCGCGCGTATGACAGCAATGCACAAGGCAACAGATAACGCAAAAGAGCTAAGAGATCAATTAAAATTGACCTATAATAAAGCAAGACAGGCCGCAATTACCAATGAAATCCTTGAAATTGTTGGTGGTGCAGAAGCATTAAACAACTAG
- a CDS encoding oligosaccharide flippase family protein gives MSGFKSLFKQTFIYGIATVLPRMLSFLLVPLYTSEAVLANPAEYGKVSVIFSYFVLFNVILAYGMETAFFRFFNMEDDKENVVSTSTISLMLSSFLFFLVALLLQNQISQLIDIDAKYVSTVIWILLLDALVIIPFAWLRANAKPMKYAIIKIMNVVINISLNLFFLLVLKDLAQSNGIFNIIYRPNFEISYIFIANLVASAVTLIAMLSFYAKIKYSFDKVLWKKMMRYAMPILVGGIAFSINETFDRILLKELLPADIADGQIGMYSACYKLALFMTLFATAYRLGIEPYFFSHAKTQNPQKHYANILEFFVAFGSIILLAVVVFADVIKPLIIRSEAYWEAMWIVPVILLANFCLGIYHNLSVWYKITDRTKFGAYISVVGALVTLIINVLFIKTYSYKASAIATLVAYSSMMLLSFYFGRKYYPIPYNLKKIGLYLFISIALSMLSFYQYRGQYLVGITMLIVFLGFVMLLEKKQLKRVLKR, from the coding sequence TTGAGCGGTTTTAAATCACTTTTCAAGCAAACATTCATTTATGGTATTGCAACCGTATTACCTAGAATGTTAAGTTTTCTTTTGGTGCCTCTTTACACAAGTGAAGCTGTTCTCGCAAATCCTGCGGAATATGGAAAGGTATCAGTCATTTTTTCTTATTTCGTGTTATTCAATGTAATACTAGCCTATGGAATGGAAACAGCGTTTTTTCGCTTTTTTAACATGGAAGACGACAAAGAAAACGTAGTAAGCACATCGACCATATCCTTAATGCTTTCATCATTTTTGTTCTTCCTTGTTGCACTATTGCTTCAAAATCAGATTTCTCAATTAATTGATATTGATGCAAAATATGTCAGTACCGTTATTTGGATATTACTATTAGATGCACTAGTCATAATTCCGTTTGCTTGGCTAAGAGCAAATGCAAAACCAATGAAATATGCCATCATCAAGATTATGAACGTGGTCATTAATATTAGTTTGAATTTGTTTTTTCTTCTGGTATTAAAAGATTTAGCACAAAGCAATGGCATATTCAATATAATTTACAGGCCTAATTTTGAAATCAGCTATATTTTCATAGCTAACTTGGTTGCTAGTGCTGTCACGCTGATAGCTATGCTTTCGTTTTATGCAAAAATCAAATATAGTTTCGATAAAGTATTATGGAAAAAGATGATGCGCTACGCTATGCCAATTTTGGTAGGAGGAATTGCTTTTTCCATAAATGAAACATTTGATAGAATTTTACTCAAAGAGCTTTTACCAGCCGATATTGCAGATGGCCAAATAGGAATGTACTCTGCTTGTTATAAACTAGCACTGTTTATGACGCTTTTTGCCACAGCTTACCGCTTAGGCATAGAACCTTACTTTTTTAGCCACGCCAAGACTCAAAACCCACAAAAACATTATGCTAATATTTTAGAATTTTTTGTGGCATTTGGTTCTATTATATTATTAGCAGTAGTTGTATTCGCAGACGTCATAAAACCTCTTATAATTAGAAGTGAAGCTTATTGGGAAGCGATGTGGATAGTACCCGTCATTCTTCTGGCCAATTTTTGTTTGGGCATTTACCACAATCTTTCCGTTTGGTATAAAATTACGGACAGGACCAAATTTGGGGCGTATATTTCTGTTGTAGGTGCATTGGTTACTTTAATAATTAATGTTCTCTTTATAAAAACGTACAGTTATAAAGCCTCAGCAATAGCAACTTTAGTGGCTTATTCTTCAATGATGTTGTTATCTTTTTACTTCGGAAGAAAATACTACCCAATACCATACAACCTCAAAAAAATAGGACTGTACCTTTTTATTTCAATAGCATTATCAATGTTATCATTTTATCAATATAGAGGGCAATATCTTGTAGGTATTACAATGTTAATTGTATTTTTGGGATTCGTTATGTTGTTGGAAAAGAAACAACTAAAAAGAGTATTAAAACGATAA
- the dut gene encoding dUTP diphosphatase yields MTIKIINKSIHDLPHYETIASAGMDLRANLTEDRILKPLERTIVGTGLFIELPIGYEAQVRPRSGLAAKKGITVLNAPGTVDADYRGEIGVILVNLSNEEFIIQNGERIAQLVIAKHERAEWIEVEELSETDRGKGGFGSTGTK; encoded by the coding sequence ATGACCATTAAAATCATAAATAAATCCATTCACGATTTACCGCATTACGAAACTATAGCCTCCGCAGGTATGGACTTAAGAGCCAACCTTACCGAAGATAGAATTCTTAAACCACTTGAACGCACCATAGTAGGCACAGGCTTGTTTATAGAATTGCCAATTGGTTACGAAGCCCAAGTAAGGCCAAGAAGTGGACTGGCGGCAAAAAAAGGAATCACAGTACTCAATGCACCAGGAACAGTAGACGCAGATTACAGAGGTGAAATAGGAGTTATTTTAGTAAATCTTTCTAACGAAGAATTTATAATTCAAAATGGTGAACGCATAGCACAATTGGTAATCGCAAAGCACGAACGTGCAGAGTGGATAGAAGTTGAAGAACTTTCTGAAACAGATAGAGGAAAAGGTGGTTTTGGAAGCACAGGAACAAAATGA
- a CDS encoding sugar phosphate nucleotidyltransferase → MKIIVPMAGRGSRLRPHSLTVPKPLIPVAGQPIVHRLVKDIAKVLKQPIEEVAFVLGDPAFFGEDVVESLTELAEDLGAKASIYRQDQPLGTGHAIMSAKPSLSGPAVIAYADTLIRAEFDLDPSADSVIWTKQVDNPEAYGVVKLNENQEIVELVEKPETFVSDQAVIGIYYFKDVTVLKVKLQEVLDENVMNGGEYQINDGIKRMMADGKVFKTGTVDEWMDCGNKNVTLETNTKMLGFLKADGEEQLVDDSVVLENSKVIEPCFIAKGTVLKNATVGPNVSIGKDCVIENSTVKNSLIQNQTTIKNANLDEAMIGNHVKYNGEFTKISIGDYTVIE, encoded by the coding sequence ATGAAAATAATAGTACCAATGGCAGGTCGAGGCTCGCGTCTTAGACCACATAGTTTAACAGTTCCAAAACCATTAATTCCGGTAGCAGGTCAACCCATCGTACATCGTTTGGTAAAAGACATAGCAAAAGTATTAAAGCAACCTATAGAAGAAGTTGCTTTTGTACTCGGAGACCCAGCATTTTTTGGAGAAGATGTTGTTGAAAGTTTAACGGAGTTGGCTGAAGATTTAGGAGCTAAAGCATCGATCTACAGACAAGACCAACCATTGGGAACTGGCCATGCCATTATGAGTGCCAAACCGTCACTTTCAGGTCCTGCGGTAATCGCTTACGCAGATACCTTGATTAGAGCAGAATTCGATTTAGACCCAAGTGCAGATAGCGTGATTTGGACTAAGCAAGTCGATAATCCTGAGGCTTATGGTGTGGTAAAGTTAAACGAGAATCAAGAGATTGTTGAACTTGTTGAAAAACCAGAAACTTTTGTAAGTGACCAAGCTGTAATCGGCATCTATTACTTTAAAGATGTTACCGTTTTAAAAGTGAAGCTTCAAGAAGTTTTAGATGAAAATGTTATGAATGGTGGCGAATACCAAATCAACGATGGTATAAAACGCATGATGGCAGATGGTAAAGTCTTCAAAACAGGTACAGTTGATGAGTGGATGGATTGCGGAAACAAAAACGTAACGCTAGAGACCAATACCAAGATGCTAGGCTTTTTAAAAGCAGATGGCGAAGAGCAATTAGTTGACGATTCTGTCGTTTTAGAGAATTCAAAAGTGATTGAACCGTGTTTCATCGCCAAAGGAACGGTTTTAAAGAACGCTACGGTTGGTCCTAACGTTTCTATAGGTAAAGATTGCGTTATCGAAAATTCAACCGTTAAAAATAGCTTAATTCAGAATCAGACGACTATTAAAAACGCTAATTTAGACGAAGCTATGATTGGTAACCACGTAAAGTATAATGGAGAGTTTACCAAAATTAGTATTGGAGATTATACTGTAATTGAGTAA
- a CDS encoding tetratricopeptide repeat protein: MKLKQHITKLLLVLFLVPSFAMAQVDFNKRPDDDLGNVEDEFQEHFFEALKQKGIENYERAVEALHKCLNLDSKKPIIYFELGKNYNKLKNFGAAEDNLKKAISMQPDNEWFLDELYDVYFQQDDIDNAIKTIKQLVKYHPDYKEDLASLYIREKRYRQALNLLDELDEELGVSEARDAMRNEIYSITGNADDRIENLEQRVANNPNNEENHLKLIYRYSQTGDRKKAYKAAQNLLKIKPDSKFVHLALYKFYLQDGKVEDAINSVKIALTSPEINADAKAKVLKDFVGFVANNPEYESDLVEITALIDDNKDAQTHSDLGQYYLKSGDKAKALENFKEALKQDPNDFKLIKDVLLLQIDLQDYNAVIKGSKEALELYPAQPILYLVNAVANNKQGNFKNAIDNLEIGLDYLIENPKMESDFYTELSIAHKGLNNISKSEAFAKKARDIKAQQ, from the coding sequence ATGAAATTAAAACAACACATAACAAAACTTCTACTCGTACTATTTTTAGTACCAAGCTTTGCTATGGCTCAAGTTGATTTTAATAAACGACCAGATGACGATTTAGGCAATGTTGAAGACGAATTTCAAGAGCACTTTTTTGAAGCCTTAAAACAAAAAGGGATTGAGAACTATGAGAGAGCTGTTGAAGCACTTCACAAATGCTTAAATCTAGACTCTAAAAAGCCTATTATCTATTTTGAGCTTGGTAAAAACTACAACAAACTCAAAAACTTTGGTGCTGCTGAGGACAATCTAAAAAAAGCCATCAGTATGCAACCAGACAACGAGTGGTTTTTAGATGAGTTGTATGATGTGTATTTTCAGCAAGATGATATAGATAATGCCATTAAAACCATTAAGCAGTTGGTAAAATATCATCCAGATTATAAAGAAGATTTAGCAAGTTTATACATTAGAGAGAAGCGCTACAGACAAGCGTTGAACCTTTTAGATGAGTTAGATGAAGAATTAGGTGTTAGCGAAGCCAGAGATGCAATGCGTAACGAGATTTATAGCATTACAGGCAATGCAGACGACCGAATTGAAAATCTGGAGCAACGCGTAGCCAATAACCCAAATAACGAAGAAAACCATCTTAAACTCATTTACAGATATAGCCAAACGGGAGACAGAAAAAAAGCTTATAAAGCTGCTCAAAATCTGTTGAAGATCAAACCAGACTCGAAGTTTGTGCATTTGGCATTGTATAAATTCTATTTACAAGACGGTAAAGTAGAAGATGCTATAAACTCTGTAAAAATAGCTCTAACTAGTCCAGAAATTAATGCAGATGCTAAGGCAAAAGTTCTGAAGGATTTTGTTGGTTTTGTAGCTAATAACCCAGAATATGAGTCAGATTTAGTCGAGATTACAGCCTTGATAGATGATAATAAAGATGCGCAAACACACAGTGACTTAGGGCAGTATTATTTAAAGTCAGGCGATAAGGCAAAAGCATTAGAAAACTTTAAAGAAGCGCTTAAACAAGACCCAAATGATTTTAAGCTCATAAAAGATGTGTTGTTGTTACAAATAGATCTTCAAGATTATAATGCAGTGATTAAGGGTAGCAAAGAAGCATTGGAGTTGTATCCTGCACAACCTATTTTATATTTAGTAAATGCAGTAGCAAACAATAAACAAGGCAATTTTAAAAACGCAATAGACAACTTAGAAATAGGATTAGATTATTTAATTGAAAACCCTAAAATGGAGTCCGATTTTTATACAGAATTAAGCATAGCTCACAAAGGCCTTAATAATATAAGTAAGTCTGAAGCGTTTGCTAAAAAAGCAAGAGACATAAAAGCACAACAATAA
- a CDS encoding DUF4292 domain-containing protein, giving the protein MKKLNDKIHHTFKIVFALAMLLFVTNCKSTKSIVVSGEASDKLSAKQVIKQHQKNNADFKTLSGKVKIELIQDQKEQGHTFNIRIEKDKTIWLSASFGVARMMITPEKVRFYNKIDNEYFDGDYKLLSDFVGVDLDFNRVQNILLGQAIFDLKSEPHKVSVNENSYALQPKDQNALLELFYLINPSHFKMDSLQLFQQLKKRILQVDYKSYQEVKNQILPKDIRIIAVEDSDQVTITMEFKSLTLNEDVRFPFKIPAGYKEIVIK; this is encoded by the coding sequence ATGAAAAAACTAAACGACAAAATACATCATACATTCAAAATCGTATTTGCCTTAGCAATGCTGTTATTTGTTACAAACTGTAAATCCACCAAAAGCATTGTGGTTTCAGGTGAAGCAAGTGATAAGCTTTCGGCTAAGCAAGTGATAAAACAGCATCAAAAAAATAATGCAGATTTTAAAACGTTAAGTGGTAAAGTAAAAATAGAACTCATTCAAGACCAAAAAGAACAAGGACACACCTTTAATATTAGAATAGAAAAAGATAAAACCATTTGGTTGAGTGCTTCATTTGGTGTAGCACGTATGATGATAACGCCAGAAAAAGTGCGCTTTTACAATAAAATCGATAACGAATACTTTGATGGAGATTATAAATTGTTAAGTGATTTTGTAGGCGTGGATTTAGATTTCAACAGAGTACAGAATATCTTACTGGGACAGGCTATATTTGATTTAAAAAGTGAACCACACAAGGTTTCTGTTAACGAAAACTCGTATGCTTTGCAACCCAAAGACCAAAACGCATTATTAGAGTTGTTTTATTTAATTAATCCATCGCATTTTAAAATGGATAGTTTGCAATTGTTTCAGCAATTAAAAAAGCGTATTCTTCAGGTAGATTATAAATCGTATCAAGAAGTGAAAAATCAAATCTTACCAAAAGATATTAGAATTATTGCTGTTGAAGATTCAGACCAAGTAACCATTACTATGGAGTTTAAATCGTTAACATTGAATGAAGATGTTAGATTTCCTTTTAAAATACCAGCAGGATATAAAGAAATAGTTATTAAGTAA
- a CDS encoding murein hydrolase activator EnvC family protein, producing MKTFICFAFVLVMLFSSSLLIAQSDKQKKLEAQRQQILKEIKQFKAFYAGKKKEEKSEISLIEDLNYKVQRRQNLIRITNEQANLLTREINANQQEITSLRGQLQELKDDYAAMIVKSYKSKSEQSKVMFLLSSNNFKQAYKRLQYIRQYADYQKEQGELIKKKTKELQDLNLELSKQKADKDKLIQENRIAKRELEKELEDREKLMAIIKADMTKFASQIKQKQQEADRLDKEINRLIREAIAASNAKAGKNSSTGKFVLTPADKIVGESFEANKGRLGWPVERGIVKGKFGKTRSLTDNTVEVNNSGIKIATTNNADVKAVFNGEVSRIIVVKNANPGIMVRHGNYVTIYYNLSKVFVKPGDKITTGQVIGKVFTSKVTGESLLDFRLFKNDQKLNPEYWLAKN from the coding sequence ATGAAAACTTTCATTTGTTTTGCATTTGTATTAGTGATGTTATTTTCGTCTAGCCTATTAATTGCACAGAGCGATAAACAGAAAAAGCTTGAAGCGCAACGTCAACAAATACTCAAAGAAATAAAGCAGTTTAAAGCGTTTTATGCTGGTAAAAAGAAAGAGGAGAAATCTGAAATTTCGTTAATAGAAGATCTTAACTATAAAGTACAACGAAGACAAAATCTCATAAGAATTACCAATGAGCAAGCCAATTTGCTTACCAGAGAAATAAATGCCAATCAGCAAGAAATAACAAGTCTTAGAGGGCAATTGCAAGAATTAAAAGACGATTATGCTGCCATGATTGTAAAGTCTTACAAGAGTAAATCTGAGCAAAGTAAAGTGATGTTTTTGTTGTCTTCAAATAATTTTAAACAAGCTTATAAACGCCTGCAATACATTAGACAATATGCTGATTATCAAAAGGAGCAAGGAGAACTGATAAAGAAGAAAACAAAAGAGTTACAAGACCTGAACTTAGAATTATCTAAGCAAAAAGCAGATAAAGACAAATTAATTCAAGAAAATAGAATTGCGAAACGAGAGCTTGAAAAAGAATTAGAGGATCGCGAAAAGTTAATGGCAATTATAAAGGCAGACATGACAAAGTTTGCCTCTCAAATAAAACAAAAACAACAAGAGGCAGATCGATTAGATAAGGAAATCAACAGATTAATTAGAGAAGCCATTGCTGCATCGAATGCTAAAGCAGGAAAGAATTCTAGTACCGGAAAATTTGTCTTAACTCCAGCCGACAAAATTGTTGGGGAAAGCTTTGAAGCCAATAAAGGAAGATTAGGTTGGCCGGTTGAAAGAGGAATTGTTAAAGGTAAGTTTGGTAAAACAAGATCGCTTACCGACAATACAGTAGAGGTTAATAATTCTGGGATTAAAATAGCAACAACAAATAATGCGGATGTAAAAGCCGTTTTTAATGGCGAAGTCTCAAGAATTATTGTCGTAAAAAATGCCAACCCAGGCATTATGGTACGACACGGAAATTATGTTACTATCTATTACAACCTCTCAAAAGTTTTTGTAAAACCTGGAGATAAAATTACTACAGGACAAGTCATTGGTAAGGTATTTACCAGCAAAGTTACGGGAGAAAGTCTTCTAGATTTTAGGCTGTTTAAGAACGACCAAAAACTAAATCCTGAGTATTGGTTAGCTAAGAATTAA
- a CDS encoding DUF6515 family protein, whose translation MMKYLVYALVLVFALNLSSCARRVVVAQPASVTVVKKLPRQYKVVRVKGKRYYFFNGNHYRKTRNGFVLVRV comes from the coding sequence ATGATGAAATATTTAGTTTACGCCTTAGTTTTAGTATTTGCTTTAAATTTAAGCTCTTGTGCAAGACGTGTTGTTGTAGCACAACCAGCATCAGTAACTGTAGTTAAGAAATTACCAAGACAATACAAAGTGGTTAGAGTAAAAGGGAAGCGCTATTATTTCTTTAACGGCAACCATTACCGAAAAACAAGAAATGGATTTGTACTGGTAAGAGTTTAA
- a CDS encoding acyl-CoA thioesterase, producing the protein MQPRTAFQSKTVVTDLVLPSETNPINNLFGGELLARMDRAASIAARRHSRRIVVTASVNHVAFNRSVPLGSVVTIEAKVSRAFTSSMEVYMDVWIEDRESGECIKANEAIYTFVAVDETGRPVKIPELVPETDLEKERFSAALRRKQLSLVLAGKMKPSEATELKALFE; encoded by the coding sequence ATGCAACCAAGAACCGCATTTCAGTCTAAAACTGTTGTTACAGACCTTGTTTTACCTAGCGAAACCAATCCTATAAATAATCTTTTTGGCGGTGAATTACTGGCACGAATGGATAGGGCTGCGAGTATTGCTGCCAGACGCCATTCTAGACGTATTGTTGTAACCGCATCTGTAAATCATGTTGCATTTAATAGATCTGTACCACTAGGTAGTGTCGTTACAATTGAAGCAAAAGTATCACGCGCCTTTACCTCATCAATGGAAGTTTATATGGACGTGTGGATTGAAGATCGTGAATCTGGTGAGTGTATAAAAGCCAATGAAGCTATCTATACCTTTGTTGCGGTTGATGAAACAGGTAGGCCTGTAAAAATTCCGGAGCTCGTGCCAGAGACAGATTTAGAAAAAGAACGCTTTAGTGCAGCTCTACGTCGTAAGCAATTGAGTTTGGTATTGGCAGGTAAAATGAAACCTTCTGAAGCAACAGAACTAAAGGCGCTTTTTGAGTAG
- a CDS encoding SPOR domain-containing protein, giving the protein MQLETYISDLLYRYDCITVPQLGAFLTNRVSARVHDTTHTFYPPKKVLSFNEQLQNNDGLLANYIAEVEKVPYATANDKIVKQVKAIKSYLVEGETIQFKNIGELVLNTEGKIVFNPSNHINYLTDSFGLSHFTSPDIKREVYKDVVEAIEDTTPIAFTPEKRANNNWLKYAAAAVIVLGLSGFGVFKYYNNTIENHNQLAQEEANAQLDAKVQEATFIISSPLPAATLSIEKQTGNYHIVAGAFRVEANSDKKVNQLREKGYKARKIGKNRYGLHEVVYASFETRTEAQKALYNIRNEHNKDAWLLIKKLD; this is encoded by the coding sequence ATGCAATTAGAAACTTACATTAGCGACCTACTATACAGATACGACTGTATTACCGTACCGCAATTGGGTGCTTTTTTAACTAACCGTGTTTCGGCAAGAGTGCACGATACTACACACACGTTTTATCCACCTAAAAAAGTGTTATCATTTAATGAGCAATTGCAAAATAATGATGGGTTGTTAGCCAACTATATTGCCGAAGTAGAAAAAGTACCATATGCAACCGCTAACGACAAGATTGTTAAACAAGTTAAAGCCATAAAATCTTATCTTGTTGAAGGTGAAACTATTCAGTTTAAAAACATTGGAGAGCTTGTTCTAAATACTGAAGGTAAAATAGTATTTAATCCTTCTAACCATATAAATTACTTAACAGATTCTTTTGGCTTATCGCATTTTACGTCCCCAGATATTAAGCGTGAGGTATACAAAGACGTAGTTGAAGCTATTGAAGACACTACACCTATTGCATTTACACCCGAAAAGCGTGCTAACAATAACTGGTTAAAATATGCCGCAGCAGCTGTAATCGTTTTAGGGTTAAGCGGTTTTGGTGTCTTTAAATACTACAACAATACCATTGAAAATCATAATCAATTAGCACAGGAAGAAGCGAACGCACAACTTGATGCTAAAGTACAAGAAGCCACTTTTATTATCAGTAGTCCGTTACCTGCCGCTACCTTATCTATTGAAAAACAGACTGGTAATTACCATATTGTTGCCGGTGCCTTTAGAGTTGAAGCTAACTCCGATAAAAAGGTAAATCAGCTTAGAGAAAAAGGCTATAAGGCCAGAAAGATAGGTAAAAACCGTTATGGTTTGCACGAGGTTGTTTATGCCAGCTTTGAGACTAGAACAGAAGCTCAAAAAGCACTTTATAATATTAGAAATGAGCACAACAAAGATGCTTGGTTACTGATTAAAAAATTAGATTAA
- the dprA gene encoding DNA-processing protein DprA — protein MTEQDLIYALALQHVPKIGATTAKKLINHCGSAEAVFKEKKTNLLKIDGIGTVTIKGLFDAIHIEEAKNELRFIKENNIKVHYFTEDAYPERLKHCIDGPIVLFQSGNINIKNQHIISIVGARKITTNGVAFCEKLVESLAVYNPIIVSGFAYGTDITAQKAAIKQNLQTIGCLAHGLNQIYPKVHKKYVAQVENHGGFFTDFWSTDVFDRNNFLKRNRIIAGLSEATIVIESAEKGGSLVTADIANSYDREVFAVPGRTTDSQSVGCNNLIKFQKAHLLSNPLDVPYLLNWQLEGDASTGSASKPVVQKQLFVELEPDEKIVYNYLKDHNKELLDVIAHQCGIPTYKLAGILLNMELKGVVRPLPGKQFEVI, from the coding sequence ATGACGGAACAAGATTTAATTTATGCTCTAGCGCTTCAACACGTTCCTAAAATTGGTGCAACTACCGCAAAAAAATTGATTAATCACTGTGGTTCTGCAGAGGCTGTTTTTAAAGAAAAAAAGACTAACCTTTTAAAGATTGATGGTATTGGTACAGTGACTATAAAAGGGCTTTTTGATGCTATTCATATAGAAGAAGCCAAAAATGAATTACGTTTTATTAAAGAGAATAATATAAAGGTACATTATTTTACTGAAGACGCTTACCCAGAAAGATTAAAACATTGTATTGATGGGCCAATAGTATTGTTTCAATCGGGTAATATTAATATAAAAAATCAACACATCATTAGCATCGTCGGTGCACGAAAGATTACAACAAACGGTGTTGCCTTTTGTGAAAAATTAGTAGAATCTTTAGCGGTTTATAACCCAATTATTGTATCTGGTTTTGCCTACGGAACAGATATTACAGCTCAAAAAGCAGCCATAAAACAAAATTTACAAACCATCGGTTGTTTGGCACATGGTTTAAATCAAATCTACCCTAAAGTTCACAAAAAGTACGTTGCTCAAGTAGAAAATCATGGTGGGTTTTTTACAGACTTCTGGAGTACAGACGTCTTTGATAGAAACAATTTTTTAAAACGTAACAGAATTATTGCAGGGTTGAGTGAAGCCACCATTGTGATAGAATCTGCAGAAAAAGGTGGGAGTTTGGTTACCGCAGATATTGCTAATTCTTACGATCGAGAAGTTTTTGCTGTACCAGGACGAACAACAGATAGCCAAAGCGTTGGTTGTAATAACCTTATAAAATTTCAAAAAGCACATTTGTTATCTAATCCTTTAGATGTACCTTATCTATTGAATTGGCAATTAGAGGGTGATGCTTCGACAGGCTCAGCAAGCAAGCCAGTAGTGCAAAAGCAGCTTTTTGTGGAGTTAGAACCTGATGAGAAAATTGTTTATAACTACTTAAAAGACCACAACAAAGAATTACTTGACGTTATTGCGCATCAATGCGGAATACCAACCTATAAATTAGCGGGAATATTACTAAATATGGAATTAAAAGGTGTGGTAAGACCTTTGCCTGGTAAGCAGTTTGAGGTTATTTAA